A window of the Hordeum vulgare subsp. vulgare chromosome 5H, MorexV3_pseudomolecules_assembly, whole genome shotgun sequence genome harbors these coding sequences:
- the LOC123396922 gene encoding BURP domain-containing protein 15-like, with the protein MPDAILELLHQETDTPEDAVEAVEKKDPPPPPMNFNYDYDDALPRSEATSAPSPNVLLNRAAVATPSSTVFFLEDAVRVGESLPFHRIHRATAAAEASAEQPLELYAVRSVRAVEGSSFVLCRGEAGEGAVYGCRATGPARAYVLSLAGERRDAAMTAVAVCRTNASPWDPEHAAFRLLGVKPGGAAICYAVTDAQVMPAMNGKSPAAN; encoded by the exons ATGCCCGACGCCATCCTCGAGCTCCTGCACCAGG AGACCGACACACCGGAAGACGCGGTCGAGGCCGTGGAGAAAAAggacccgccgccgccgcccatgaACTTCAACTACGACTACGACGACGCCTTGCCCCGGAGCGAAGCCACCAGCGCCCCCTCCCCCAACGTCCTACTGAACCGCGCTGCCGTCGCCACGCCGTCGTCGACGGTGTTCTTCCTCGAGGACGCGGTGCGCGTCGGGGAGAGCCTGCCCTTCCACAGGATCCATCGGGCCACCGCCGCTGCCGAGGCGTCGGCAGAGCAGCCGCTGGAGCTGTACGCCGTCCGCTCCGTGAGGGCGGTCGAGGGGTCCAGTTTTGTGTTGTGCCGGGGTGAAGCCGGCGAAGGGGCAGTGTACGGGTGCCGCGCCACCGGCCCGGCGAGGGCCTACGTCCTGTCCCTGGCCGGCGAGCGCAGGGACGCGGCCATGACCGCGGTTGCCGTGTGCCGCACCAACGCGTCCCCGTGGGACCCGGAGCACGCCGCCTTCCGGCTCCTCGGCGTGAAGCCCGGCGGCGCGGCGATCTGCTACGCGGTGACGGACGCGCAGGTCATGCCGGCCATGAACGGGAAGAGCCCCGCCGCCAACTAA